The sequence ctgctcccccaacaagtctcccccctccccccccctccccccgcttcacAACGCTGCCCCTCCGCCGCTGTTATGCCCGAGTGCGTCCTCGGGATCGTTAAACAATTATATATGTCTGTCGGATAAGAGCGGGAAGGAAGGGCTGCACGGCCGCTCTCGCCCGCGATGTTCACTTACTAGAAtctaatttgttttttattcgctCCTCTTGGTTTTGCATTCTTCATTAaggtcgccaaaaaaaaaaaaaaaaaaaaaaaaaaaacgcaatagaAAGTAAAACAATGTAATTACGTTTTTAATGCAATAACTTGCGCTAATCTACTGCAAAGAAGTAACTTCACGCTTGAGTCAGCCTGATATTACATCAGTCATTCAGGTCGTTCATTGAACCATTTGCGCTGGACATCCGTGCGCGCGAGAAGACGCTTCGCACTGAACAAATATACCGGACAGTGTGTGTCTGCCTACTTGCttacacatacccgcacacagacacatacacacacacagacacatacacacacaaatacaaacacacacacacatacacatatacatacacggatatataaacgcacatacatacatacagacagacatacacacacgctacagacacatacacgcactgtatgtatattcatatatatatatatatatatatatatatatatatatatatatatatatatatatatatatatatatatatatatgccttcacACACGAGCTCGCACAGCGCCGCCTCCGCCGCGCTCCTGGCCGGCGAAAATGAACTCCACCTTCTAATTAGGGAATCCTACCCTTTCACACATCTACCTGTGATGAAGTCGACGTTTTATGAGCGCCTTCCGAGGGCGTGGGCGTCGCTGGACTGCAGGAATTATCACTTTGAAATCGCCAGCACCTCGGGAGAGATTAGATGCAATATTAAGTGTTTCTCGTGCGGGCGAGCGCCGATTCCCTCTCCCACGTTCCGGTTTCTCCAGCCTCGCTCCCACGCACCTGTGCGCTTGTTATGCTGAGGCGGGACAGGCATCGGTAAGCGACGAGGCGCCGTCGGATAACGGGGAGTGCTGTATAGGGGTTCTTTGGGGGGACGGATTGTCATAGGTTTTTACCTTATATGGTTAATGGTCAGGTGTGAGTAGATATGCGCCTTCAGATACAAACATAGAACGAGAGGGATtgagacatacacatagatatcagCACACgcgtaaacataaacaaatacataaacacaaataaacacatacacacatcctcctcacacacgaacacaggccGACTCTCGCACAAAtatacagcgagaaagagaggtggggagagaaggtgagagagggagagagagagagagagagagagagagagaagagagagagagagagagagagagagatgaagacagacagacagacagacagacaaacagagagagaccctACTCATCTCGGCCAATTCAGCGAGAGCCAGCCTGAGAGAGCCGCCCCCTTTCGACATCAAGCAATAAAATGGTGTTCTATTGGAAGTCGTAAAGCGCGTATGTTCTAGCTGCGCAGCCATTCACTGGATGCTTAAAGTTTACTTCGGCGGAACGGCGGCGGGAGAGACGCATCACACTCATATGTTTTGGCTCTAATGTCTCGAGCCGCGAGACACtctgaggggagggaaagttaTCAGGCTGCGCTGGGGTTGTCGTGACGATTGTCTGGGGCTGTCTCCGTCCGTCTGGGGCTGTCTCCGTTGTCTGGGGCTGCCTCCGTCCATCTGGGGCTGCTTCCGTCCGTCTGGGGCTGCCTCCGTCAGTCTGGGGCTGTCTCCGTCCGTCTGGGGCTGCCTCCGTCCGTCTGGGGCTGCCTCCGTCCGTCTGGGGCTGTCTCCGTCCGTCTGGGGCTGTCTCCGTCCGTCTGGGGCTACCTCCGTCCGTCTGGGGCTGTCTCCGTCCGTCTGGGGCTGCCTCCGTCCGTCTGGGGCTGTCTCCGTGCGTCTGGGGCTGCCTCCGTCCGTCTGGGGCTGTCTCCGTCCGTCTGGGGCTGTCTCCGTCCGTCTGGGGCTGTCTCCGTCCGTCTGGGGCTGCCTCCGTCCGTCTGGGGCTGCCTCCGTCCGTCTGGGGATGCCTCCGTCCGTCTGGGGCTGTCTCCGTCCGTCTGGGGCTGCCCCCGTCCGTCTGGGGTCCGTCTCAGTGCTGTATGAAGAGACGGACAGAAaggaacaagaacacacacacacacacacacacacacacacacacacacacacacacacacacacacacacacacacacacacacacacacatacatatacacacacatacatatacacacacacacacatgtacacacacacacatatatacacacacacacacacgcacgcacacacacacacacacacatacacacacacacacacacacacacacacaacacaaacacacacatatatatatatatatatatatatatatatatatatatatatatatatatatatatatatatatatatatatatatatatatataaatgtatataaacatacattgatacatatatataaatatggatatacatctctctctctctctccctctctccctccctctctcaccctctctctccctccctctccctctctctttctctctttctctctctctctctctctctctcctctctctctctctctctctctctctctctctctctctctctctctctctctctctctctctctctctctctctctctgtctgtctctctctcctctctctctctctaatgtatatatatatataagtaaacactcacacacacacacacacacacacacacatacacacacacacacacacacacacacacacacacacacacacacacacacacacacacacacacatatatatatatatttatatatatatatatatatatatatatatatatatatatatatatagagagagagagagagagagagagagagagagagagagagagagagagagagagagagagagagagagagagagagacagacagagacagagacagagacagagacagacagagagagaagtagagagacaaagagagaagtacagagacaaagagagagagagagagacagaaagagagagaaaaacagagagcaagagagagagagagagagagagagagaagtagagagacaaagagagagagagacagaaagagagagagagagagagagagagagagagagagagagagagagaagtagatagacagagagagagagagacagaaagagagagaaaaaacagagagaaagagagagagagtgagagatttatATCATATTTCAACTTATACGTGCAAGTATTTTCGAcagagatagacagttagatgagCAGATAGATGCGTGCATGTCACGGTTTCAATACAGTAACgtgaagtttttttgttttttttttaagtttatatcTTTCATAAACACGCTTCTCTGTATGTACGAAGCGGCCCGTGTTTAGAGCTCGAATAAAGAGCATGACACAAGCCTAAAGCGTTTTTTCAAAAGGAGTCGCTGCTTACTATGGACAATTTGGCTCGCTGTTTGTTCCAGAATTAGGGATGcgtggagcgggggagggggaggggaagggggggggaagctctctcatctctccatttAGATGATATGAAAACATAATGAGGTTAATGCGAGCCGGGAGACCCGCTTCCGCCTGCTGACCCGCTGCCTCCGTGCGGGTCAGCGCTCCCTGCTGACCGtgtttccactcccccctcccctctctctctctcctccccctcctttttcttttctttcggccATACTTCCTGCTCGACGGCCGCTCCTCCGCTTCCTGCTTGACCCGCTGCCTCTCCGGCCGGCGAATCCACCTGGGCGTGCTCTCTCCCCTCGGccgctgtctccctctctctctctctctctctctctctctgctttctgcaATGCATTCATTCTTGCATGACCGCCTGcttacctccccccttttccctcccctcccctcccctccctccctccctcttttcctctcttctctctcgtttcctacttacctctcctctctcacctccatcccttcccctccccttccctcccctttcctccccctcttttccttctcttctctttcgggacctgtttacctcccctctccctccgctccccttccccctttccgtcccccttcccatttccctccctcctccttttcccctttccctcctccccccactatccctcctctccttccccctttccctcccctcccttccctctttccctcctcctttccctccctccccttccctctttcctctttcctccccttcccattcccctccctccctcccccttttccctccctcctccttcccctttttcctccctccctcctttcccattccccttccgtctcccccctccccccattttctctcctctgtgCCTCCCTCgagtcctcctccaccctcccgcgTCCTCCCAGGGCAGTCCGAGCCGAGCGGGACCTGCGCCGAGTGAGGCAGTGAGAGCGGTCGCCATTGCCCTCGTGTTGTGAGGAGAACATATTATGTGAACTAATTGTGGTTTGTCGTTATTTGCGCtggcggtgaggggaggggggtgaggcggATAAAGACGTTGGCAAAGTGAGAGTAATACTGTGATTATACGGGTGGcggcggtgataatgatgattaaagcaacaatgaggatgatgatgagggagagtatcatcatgatcagtcaccaccattattagtatgcaatgataatgataatgatggcttcAATAaccatgatgaggataatgatgatgatatcaatgtaataaaaatataatgattatgctgggctgctgacgatgatgatgatgataacaacaataatcacaatgaacTATCATTTTCTTTGACATTATAAATACCACTGGTGCTAATACCCCCATTCTGgtagttgttatcataattgtcatttctataataatttatatgattattaggAATATAATCAGAAATGATggcattaatgtaattattaaaatgaaaatattatagTAGATAATATACGAtctcatcatcgttatttctatcattgttatcatcattattatcaatgccattgttattatcattaccatcctaatCATGACCATTCACccttaatcatgatcatcataaaccCCGAGGAACAAGCGAGGAATCCGCCGGCCTCCCTCATTATGCCAGAGCCAGAACCCCGGAACCTCGAGCCGCCATGTTGGAGGTCGGGCAGCATGCGCCGCGCGAGGTTCCCATGTTTCGAGGCGTCCGCGGGCAATTGACATGCATATCGCAGCCGCCGACTAATGAGGAAAGGAGATCCCCAGTTGATGCCTtcaaggaggagagcgaggagttAATTCCACTCCGTCCAGATGGCTCCGCGGGTTTTGGAGATCCATTTACTCGGGTCGGAGTGGGTTTTCCTTTTTGGCGCGGCCGTCATGGTTGGATCGTCGACTTGATTCCCGCGCAGAGAAGACCTGCCACCTTCAAATAGATCAGGTTTAATGCCGTGTGTACGATCGACTGGCGGCGTTAATTGAAGTTCATTTACACGGACTCGTAGGATAAAAGAAAATTACATCTTATTTCTTTGGCGTTCGGAGATAATTTTAATGAGGGGAGGTAACCTCAGCTTCGAACCCGTCATGCGTATCTCGTCGACTTGTATCCTGTCTCGGCCTCTGCTCTTCTCACGTTTTATAGATTAAAATGCCATTGATTTCCAAAATGATTGAATGCTTTCCTCTATCCTCACTTAAGCAACATGTAAGCTTTGACCATT is a genomic window of Penaeus vannamei isolate JL-2024 chromosome 14, ASM4276789v1, whole genome shotgun sequence containing:
- the LOC138863998 gene encoding uncharacterized protein — translated: MGVLAPVTDGGSPRRTETAPDGRRHPQTDGGSPRRTEAAPDGRRQPQTDGDSPRRTETAPDGRRQPQTHGDSPRRTEAAPDGRRQPQTDGGSPRRTETAPDGRRQPQTDGGSPRRTEAAPDGRRQPQTDGGSPRRTEAAPDGRRQPQTTETAPDGRRQPQTIVTTTPAQPDNFPSPQSVSRLETLEPKHMSVMRLSRRRSAEVNFKHPVNGCAARTYALYDFQ